In the Balaenoptera acutorostrata chromosome 7, mBalAcu1.1, whole genome shotgun sequence genome, one interval contains:
- the AOC1 gene encoding amiloride-sensitive amine oxidase [copper-containing] yields MGRKTLALGWAGAAILVLQTLAAAEGSPRTPGNKGRVFADLSAQELKTVHSFLWAQKELRLQPSSTLTMAKNSVFLIEMLLPKKQHVLKFLHKGHQLPVREARAVIFFGAQEHPNITEFAVGPLPRPHYMRHLPHKPGHQASWASRPISKAEYTLLSHTLEEASKPLQQFFRRTTGFTFGHCHERCLTFTDVAPRGLASGQRRSWFILQRHMKGYFLHPTGLELLVDHASTNPQDWTVEQVWYNGKFYRSPAELAQKYDDGEVDAVVLEDPLAKDKDGESLPEAALFSFYQPRGDFAITMHGPRLVQPKGPRYSLEGNTVLYGGWSFTFRLRSSSGLQVLDVHFGGERIAYEVSVQEAVALYGGHTPAGMQTKYMDVGWGLGSVTHELAPGVDCPETATFLDALHYYDADGPVLYPRALCLFEMPTGVPIRRHFNSNFSDGFNFYAGLKGQVLVLRTTSTVYNYDYIWDFIFYPNGVMEAKMHATGYVHATFYTPEGLRHGTRLHTHLIGNMHTHLVHYRVDLDVAGTKNSFQTLQMKLENTTNPWSPRHRLVQPALQETRYSRERQAAFSFRQTLPKYLLFTSPQENPWGHKRSYRLQIHSMADQVLPPGWQEEQAVTWARYPLAVTRYRESELRSSSIYNQNDPWDPPVVFEEFLRNNENIEGKDLVAWVTVGFLHIPHAEDIPNTATPGNSVGFLLRPFNFFPEDPSLASRDLVVVWPLENGSTYVQHWIPEEEGGCLMPPPFSYNGTYRPV; encoded by the exons ATGGGGCGGAAGACCCTGGCCCTCGGCTGGGCGGGTGCTGCCATCCTGGTGCTACAGACGTTGGCCGCGGCAGAGGGCTCCCCACGGACCCCCGGCAACAAGGGCAGGGTGTTTGCGGACCTGAGCGCCCAAGAGCTGAAGACCGTGCACAGCTTCCTTTGGGCCCAGAAGGAGCTGAGGCTGCAGCCGTCCAGCACATTGACCATGGCCAAGAACTCCGTGTTCCTCATTGAGATGTTGCTGCCCAAGAAGCAACACGTGCTGAAATTTCTGCACAAAGGCCACCAGCTTCCCGTTCGGGAAGCGCGCGCTGTCATCTTCTTCGGAGCCCAGGAGCATCCCAACATCACCGAGTTTGCTGTGGGACCACTGCCCAGGCCCCATTACATGCGACACCTGCCCCACAAGCCCGGGCACCAGGCCTCCTGGGCCTCCAGGCCCATCTCCAAGGCAGAGTATACTCTCCTGAGCCACACCCTGGAGGAGGCCAGCAAGCCCCTGCAGCAGTTTTTCCGTCGCACCACGGGCTTCACGTTCGGACACTGCCACGAGCGCTGCCTGACGTTCACAGACGTGGCGCCCCGTGGCTTGGCCTCCGGCCAGCGCCGCTCTTGGTTTATCTTGCAGCGCCATATGAAAGGCTACTTCTTGCACCCCACTGGGCTGGAGCTCCTGGTGGATCATGCAAGCACGAACCCCCAAGACTGGACGGTGGAGCAGGTCTGGTACAACGGGAAGTTCTACCGCAGCCCCGCAGAGCTGGCTCAGAAGTATGACGACGGAGAGGTGGATGCGGTAGTCCTGGAAGACCCGCTCGCCAAGGACAAGGATGGAGAGAGCCTACCAGAGGCAGCCCTCTTCTCCTTCTACCAGCCACGTGGGGACTTCGCCATCACCATGCACGGCCCCCGCCTGGTGCAGCCCAAGGGCCCCCGCTACAGCCTGGAGGGCAACACCGTGCTCTACGGGGGCTGGAGCTTCACCTTCCGGCTGCGCTCGTCCTCGGGGCTGCAGGTCCTGGACGTGCACTTCGGAGGTGAGCGTATAGCCTACGAGGTGAGCGTGCAGGAGGCCGTGGCGCTGTACGGAGGACACACACCCGCAGGCATGCAGACCAAGTACATGGACGTCGGCTGGGGCTTGGGCAGCGTCACTCATGAGCTGGCCCCTGGCGTCGACTGCCCGGAGACGGCCACCTTCCTGGATGCCCTCCACTACTACGACGCCGACGGTCCTGTCCTCTACCCCCGCGCCCTCTGTCTCTTCGAGATGCCCACGGGGGTGCCCATCCGGCGGCACTTTAACTCCAACTTCAGCGATGGCTTCAACTTCTATGCGGGCCTCAAGGGCCAGGTGCTGGTGCTGAGGACCACTTCGACGGTCTACAATTATGACTATATCTGGGACTTCATCTTCTACCCCAATGGGGTGATGGAGGCCAAGATGCACGCCACCGGCTATGTCCACGCCACCTTCTACACCCCCGAGGGGCTGCGCCATGGGACCCGCCTGCACACACACCTGATCGGCAACATGCACACCCACCTAGTGCATTACCGCGTTGACCTGGACGTGGCAG GCACCAAGAATAGCTTCCAGACCCTGCAGATGAAGCTGGAAAACACCACCAACCCCTGGAGCCCGAGACACCGCCTGGTCCAGCCGGCTCTCCAGGAGACGAGGTACTCCCGGGAGCGCCAGGCGGCCTTCAGCTTCAGGCAGACTCTGCCCAAGTACCTGCTGTTTACCAGCCCCCAGGAGAACCCCTGGGGCCACAAGCGCAGCTACCGACTGCAGATCCACTCCATGGCTGACCAAGTGCTGCCCCCGGGCTGGCAGGAGGAGCAGGCTGTCACctgggccag GTATCCCCTGGCAGTGACCAGATACCGGGAGTCTGAGCTACGCAGCAGCAGCATCTACAACCAGAACGACCCCTGGGACCCACCTGTGGTCTTTGAGGAGTTTCTGCGCAACAACGAGAACATTGAAGGCAAG GACCTGGTGGCCTGGGTCACAGTGGGCTTCCTGCACATCCCCCACGCAGAGGACATCCCCAACACGGCCACACCCGGGAACTCCGTGGGCTTCCTGCTCCGGCCCTTCAACTTCTTCCCAGAGGACCCGTCCCTGGCGTCCAGAGACCTCGTGGTCGTGTGGCCTCTGGAAAATGGCTCCACCTATGTGCAGCACTGGATCCCTGAGGAGGAGGGGGGCTGCTTGATGCCTCCCCCTTTCAGCTACAATGGAACCTACAGGCCTGTGTGa